The Dysidea avara chromosome 13, odDysAvar1.4, whole genome shotgun sequence genome includes a region encoding these proteins:
- the LOC136243348 gene encoding zinc finger MYM-type protein 2-like — protein sequence MSKQAMNFWLGKFVLEVRRKDGRPYSPDTLYQICCALLRLLREVDRADVNILADPMFCQFRATLDARMKELKSTGNYQVKKAEILTEEHEDTLWKQGLLGDKYPQQLLNTLIYYIGFYFALRSGVEHRRLRYYPSQIQLFEPTNGRAYVMYTEDVSKANQGGLVHRRREQKQVVQYANDDNPERCLVRLYKLYMSKCPEDRPDGALYLKPLAKPTEQCWYHKIPIGHNSLQQTVRRLCVAAGIEGKFTNHSLRATNATRLFEAKVDEQLIMQRTGHSSNAVRAYKRVGEKLRTVTSDVLNGTVTTTKDQDLKVSPDEKVKQHDKPDKSENQENMASGINLVGATNCTININIH from the coding sequence ATGTCGAAACAAGCTATGAATTTTTGGTTAGGGAAGTTCGTACTTGAAGTGAGACGAAAAGATGGTAGGCCATACTCACCTGATACTCTTTATCAGATATGCTGTGCACTATTACGTTTGTTAAGAGAAGTAGATAGAGCTGATGTAAATATACTAGCTGATCCTATGTTTTGTCAGTTTCGTGCTACTTTAGATGCACGCATGAAAGAACTGAAATCTACTGGCAACTATCAAGTGAAAAAAGCTGAAATACTTACTGAGGAGCATGAAGATACTTTGTGGAAACAGGGGTTACTTGGAGATAAATATCCACAACAGCTACTAAACACATTGATATATTATATAGGTTTTTACTTTGCATTACGAAGTGGTGTGGAGCATAGAAGATTGAGGTATTATCCTTCACAGATCCAGCTGTTTGAACCTACTAATGGACGGGCTTATGTAATGTACACAGAAGACGTGTCTAAAGCAAATCAAGGAGGTCTTGTACACCGCAGGCGGGAGCAAAAGCAAGTGGTTCAGTATGCTAATGATGATAATCCAGAACGTTGTTTAGTCAGGCTCTACAAGTTATACATGTCAAAGTGTCCAGAAGATCGTCCAGATGGAGCACTTTATCTAAAGCCACTTGCTAAACCAACTGAACAATGTTGGTATCACAAAATACCTATTGGGCATAATTCATTACAGCAAACTGTTCGCAGATTGTGTGTAGCAGCAGGAATTGAGGGAAAGTTTACCAACCACTCACTTCGCGCCACAAATGCAACCAGATTGTTTGAAGCCAAAGTAGATGAGCAACTTATTATGCAAAGGACGGGGCACTCATCTAATGCTGTGAGGGCTTATAAGCGGGTTGGTGAGAAATTGCGGACTGTAACATCAGATGTGCTAAATGGTACTGTTACTACCACTAAGGATCAAGATTTGAAAGTATCACCAGATGAGAAGGTTAAGCAGCATGACAAGCCAGACAAGAGTGAAAATCAAGAGAACATGGCTTCAGGGATTAACCTTGTTGGTGCAACTAATTGTACCATTAACATTAACATTCACTGA